From the genome of Pontibacillus yanchengensis, one region includes:
- the istA gene encoding IS21 family transposase — protein MLAVTQIKYIKHEVNQKGDSYSDIGRRMRLDPRTVKKYANKGDFTEREKQERLSPVMDPVKPILDKWIKEDLKKKKKNHRTAKRMFHQLVKYHSFIGSYRTVRAYVSKKKKALKEYIEEASLPLESIPGTAQVDFGTAPFLYHSEVIDLPYLVMSFPYSNSFYFQVFPSENTECLLEGLQRMFHHMGGVPHTIRFDNLSPAVKKIGAKGERALTDTFERFVLHHGFHYEFCNPGKGNEKGHVEAMVKYVRNNFLLPECTVLDLDQFNETLWELAEEDRDRSHYEKQVLQSKLYTEEQERWLMLPEKSFECVRHQEVKADKYGFVSIDQKQYSTSPRFAKQVVRVRITYRFIVILNEQNEVIVKHHRLYGVKRKSMVWQPYLDLLSRRPRAIKYSSLYEQFPQIWTDYLNNCTEEEQKSALRLLGKLLKNNDFRLLNQALQSASVHGHPSADQIKHCFYSLLHDDHPYQTIKPTVEVPQVPVASRGLSHYDSLFQNGGEIK, from the coding sequence ATGTTAGCAGTGACTCAAATAAAGTATATCAAACATGAAGTAAATCAAAAAGGTGATTCCTATTCCGATATTGGTAGACGTATGAGGTTGGACCCTCGCACAGTTAAGAAGTATGCCAACAAAGGAGACTTTACGGAGAGAGAAAAGCAGGAGCGTCTTTCACCCGTTATGGATCCTGTAAAACCTATCTTAGATAAATGGATTAAAGAAGATTTAAAAAAGAAGAAGAAAAACCATCGTACTGCAAAACGTATGTTTCATCAGTTGGTGAAGTATCATAGTTTCATTGGATCCTATAGAACTGTACGAGCCTATGTATCTAAGAAAAAGAAAGCGTTAAAAGAGTATATAGAAGAGGCGTCACTACCTCTGGAATCTATCCCTGGGACAGCACAAGTAGACTTTGGAACAGCCCCCTTTCTATATCATTCTGAGGTTATTGACCTTCCTTACTTGGTCATGTCATTCCCATACAGTAATTCATTCTATTTTCAAGTTTTTCCTTCGGAAAACACGGAATGTCTACTCGAAGGGCTACAACGCATGTTTCATCATATGGGCGGAGTTCCACATACAATTCGGTTTGATAACCTTTCACCGGCTGTAAAGAAAATAGGCGCTAAGGGAGAACGTGCTCTAACGGATACTTTTGAGCGTTTTGTTCTTCACCATGGATTTCACTATGAGTTTTGTAATCCTGGCAAAGGAAATGAAAAAGGCCATGTGGAAGCCATGGTGAAATACGTACGGAATAATTTCTTATTACCAGAATGTACCGTTCTTGATCTAGACCAATTCAATGAAACCTTATGGGAATTAGCTGAAGAAGATCGAGATCGTAGCCATTATGAAAAGCAAGTTTTACAGTCAAAGCTTTATACAGAAGAGCAAGAGAGGTGGCTTATGCTTCCAGAGAAGTCGTTTGAGTGTGTAAGGCACCAGGAGGTAAAAGCAGATAAATATGGTTTTGTCTCAATTGATCAGAAACAATATTCTACCTCCCCTCGTTTTGCGAAGCAGGTTGTCCGAGTTCGTATTACCTATCGATTTATTGTGATTCTAAATGAACAGAATGAGGTTATTGTTAAACACCATAGATTGTACGGAGTAAAGAGAAAATCCATGGTCTGGCAGCCCTATTTGGACTTATTATCAAGACGACCCAGAGCGATAAAGTATTCAAGCTTATATGAACAATTTCCCCAGATATGGACGGATTACTTGAACAATTGTACAGAAGAGGAACAAAAATCAGCTTTACGGCTATTAGGGAAGCTCTTAAAGAACAATGACTTTCGTTTATTGAATCAGGCGTTACAATCAGCCTCTGTCCATGGTCATCCAAGTGCTGATCAAATAAAACATTGTTTCTACTCTTTACTTCATGATGACCATCCATATCAAACAATCAAACCAACCGTAGAGGTACCTCAGGTACCTGTGGCATCCAGAGGTTTATCACACTATGACTCCCTGTTTCAGAACGGGGGTGAGATCAAAT